From Aquipuribacter nitratireducens, a single genomic window includes:
- a CDS encoding putative bifunctional diguanylate cyclase/phosphodiesterase, translated as MTREDHLDPGVRQALLHAAEVAGDAVLVVRAGAPSTVAWVNPRAEEVLGAANDTVAGAPLGRVLDTPADLLTTTRGTSGRGSLRGADGTRTAVDVTSHPVPGGALWVLTAVPAQRRRPEAEAEAVQAVERRFTALAERTPVPTVLSDVGLRLAHVNDAFTRLVGLPAEAVLGTAWLDLVHREDLDVVTGCARTALEGTAAETFARLLTADGAERWVHLRLAPTTTPRHGSGFVGTAEDVTERRAFERQLAYQARHDPLTGLPNRAALFEHLQRALLGARGASPDLAVLFLDLDNFKLVNDSLGHHAGDALLVDVGRRLRAAVRDQDVVTRMGGDEFVVVCHGVGDDEEAAHLAARVLEVCTQPTLIGSLQVHPSASMGVARVDQGTTSAQDVLRDADIAMYRAKALGKNRFALCDAATRDTARDELRLLADLRAALEGTSPELHVVYQPVVALAGPGDDSRDGVAAGPLPVVEALARWTHPRRGTVPPDVFVPLAENHQLVGRLGETVLDAACAQLVEWRAALGSLAPQRVAVNVSPHQLGDPGFVDMVTGTLARHGLEAAALCLEVTESALVADPATTRQVLHALRSAGVAVAIDDFGVGYSSLAHLRRLPVDHLKIDRSFVTELAGPQADTDGSGALAGAVVSLARALGLSTVAEGVEHPEQARALQELGCTYAQGWLWARGMAGADLTDWVRGRAGGGAATADTRSLS; from the coding sequence GTGACGAGAGAGGACCACCTCGACCCGGGGGTGCGGCAGGCGCTGCTGCACGCCGCCGAGGTGGCCGGCGACGCCGTCCTCGTGGTCCGGGCCGGGGCACCGTCGACCGTCGCGTGGGTCAACCCCCGCGCGGAGGAGGTGCTGGGCGCGGCCAACGACACCGTCGCGGGCGCACCGCTCGGCCGGGTCCTCGACACCCCCGCCGACCTCCTCACGACGACCCGTGGCACGTCGGGGCGCGGCTCCCTGCGGGGCGCCGACGGCACGCGCACCGCGGTCGACGTCACGAGCCACCCCGTCCCGGGTGGCGCCCTGTGGGTGCTGACGGCCGTGCCGGCGCAGCGCCGCCGACCCGAGGCGGAGGCCGAGGCCGTCCAGGCCGTCGAGCGGCGCTTCACGGCGCTCGCGGAGCGGACGCCGGTCCCGACCGTCCTGTCCGACGTCGGGCTGCGGCTCGCGCACGTCAACGACGCGTTCACCCGCCTCGTGGGGCTGCCGGCCGAGGCGGTCCTCGGCACGGCGTGGCTCGACCTCGTCCACCGCGAGGACCTCGACGTCGTCACCGGCTGCGCCCGCACCGCGCTCGAGGGCACGGCCGCGGAGACCTTCGCGCGTCTCCTCACCGCCGACGGGGCGGAGCGGTGGGTGCACCTGCGGCTCGCACCGACGACCACGCCCCGGCACGGGTCGGGCTTCGTCGGCACCGCGGAGGACGTCACCGAGCGCCGCGCGTTCGAGCGCCAGCTCGCGTACCAGGCGCGCCACGACCCGCTCACCGGGCTGCCCAACCGGGCGGCCCTGTTCGAGCACCTCCAGCGCGCGCTGCTGGGCGCCCGCGGGGCCAGCCCCGACCTCGCGGTCCTCTTCCTCGACCTCGACAACTTCAAGCTCGTCAACGACTCCCTCGGCCACCACGCGGGCGACGCCCTGCTCGTCGACGTCGGGCGACGGCTGCGGGCCGCGGTGCGCGACCAGGACGTCGTCACCCGCATGGGGGGCGACGAGTTCGTCGTCGTGTGCCACGGCGTCGGTGACGACGAGGAGGCGGCCCACCTCGCGGCCCGCGTCCTCGAGGTGTGCACGCAGCCGACGCTCATCGGCTCGCTGCAGGTCCACCCCTCGGCCAGCATGGGCGTCGCACGCGTCGACCAGGGCACGACGTCCGCGCAGGACGTCCTCCGTGACGCGGACATCGCGATGTACCGGGCGAAGGCGCTCGGCAAGAACCGCTTCGCGCTGTGCGACGCCGCGACGCGCGACACCGCCCGCGACGAGCTGCGCCTGCTCGCCGACCTCCGCGCGGCGCTCGAGGGGACCTCGCCCGAGCTGCACGTCGTGTACCAGCCGGTCGTCGCGCTCGCCGGTCCGGGCGACGACTCCCGCGACGGCGTCGCCGCCGGGCCGCTGCCCGTCGTCGAGGCGCTCGCCCGCTGGACCCACCCGCGCCGCGGGACGGTGCCCCCGGACGTGTTCGTGCCGCTCGCGGAGAACCACCAGCTCGTCGGGCGCCTCGGCGAGACGGTCCTCGACGCCGCGTGCGCGCAGCTCGTCGAGTGGCGCGCGGCGCTCGGGTCGCTGGCCCCGCAGCGCGTCGCCGTCAACGTCTCCCCCCACCAGCTCGGCGACCCCGGCTTCGTCGACATGGTGACCGGCACACTCGCCCGCCACGGCCTCGAGGCGGCCGCGCTCTGCCTGGAGGTGACGGAGTCCGCCCTCGTCGCGGACCCGGCGACGACGCGGCAGGTGCTCCACGCACTCCGCAGCGCCGGGGTCGCCGTCGCGATCGACGACTTCGGCGTCGGGTACTCCTCGCTCGCCCACCTGCGCCGCCTGCCCGTCGACCACCTCAAGATCGACCGCTCCTTCGTCACCGAGCTCGCCGGGCCGCAGGCGGACACCGACGGCAGCGGGGCCCTCGCAGGCGCCGTGGTGTCCCTCGCCCGCGCGCTCGGGCTCTCCACCGTCGCGGAGGGCGTCGAGCACCCGGAGCAGGCCCGCGCGCTCCAGGAGCTGGGCTGCACGTACGCGCAGGGGTGGCTGTGGGCCCGCGGGATGGCAGGCGCCGACCTCACCGACTGGGTGCGCGGTCGCGCCGGCGGCGGGGCGGCGACCGCGGACACGAGGAGCCTGTCGTGA
- a CDS encoding HDOD domain-containing protein has protein sequence MSAAQAPATDHTGTDAAGDGLSGPVVLEELLASLDDLPAQRPVAARMVQLTHDEGISAADLAGVAAADATVTARILRLANSAYYGLSGRVRTLTFAVTVVGFTTVRTIALSAAAGVDDPRAVPDGFWERSASTAVAAGELARRFRLTSPDAFCLGLLTGIGQALLHRADPDAYGPLLAGAADRAALVAAERARYGVSHVAVSAAALTAWSFPTDMAAAIRPLDTWPLGQPADGVDATTRCLLVAREVADRLTGWGPGPLEVSHMSGGRVDEVDVATLARRVPALAADLVRAVQS, from the coding sequence GTGAGCGCGGCCCAGGCTCCCGCGACCGACCACACGGGGACCGACGCCGCCGGCGACGGCCTCAGCGGGCCCGTCGTCCTCGAGGAGCTGCTCGCGTCGCTCGACGACCTGCCGGCGCAGCGGCCCGTCGCGGCGCGCATGGTGCAGCTGACGCACGACGAGGGCATCAGCGCCGCCGACCTCGCCGGGGTCGCGGCAGCCGACGCGACCGTCACGGCGCGGATCCTCCGCCTCGCCAACTCCGCGTACTACGGCCTGTCGGGCCGCGTCCGCACCCTCACGTTCGCCGTGACGGTCGTGGGCTTCACGACCGTCCGCACCATCGCCCTGTCCGCCGCCGCAGGAGTCGACGACCCCCGCGCGGTGCCCGACGGGTTCTGGGAGCGCAGCGCGTCCACGGCCGTCGCCGCGGGCGAGCTCGCCCGCCGCTTCCGGCTGACCTCGCCGGACGCGTTCTGCCTCGGGCTGCTGACCGGCATCGGGCAGGCGCTGCTCCACCGTGCCGACCCCGACGCCTACGGCCCGCTCCTCGCCGGCGCCGCGGACCGGGCCGCGCTCGTGGCGGCGGAGCGCGCGCGCTACGGCGTCTCCCACGTCGCGGTGTCCGCGGCCGCCCTCACCGCCTGGTCGTTCCCCACCGACATGGCGGCCGCGATCCGGCCGCTCGACACGTGGCCGCTCGGACAGCCGGCCGACGGCGTCGACGCGACGACGCGGTGCCTGCTCGTCGCCCGGGAGGTCGCGGACCGGCTGACCGGCTGGGGACCCGGGCCGCTCGAGGTGAGCCACATGTCGGGCGGACGGGTCGACGAGGTCGACGTCGCGACGCTCGCGCGGCGGGTCCCGGCCCTCGCCGCGGACCTCGTCCGCGCCGTCCAGTCCTAG